From the genome of Gracilibacillus salitolerans, one region includes:
- a CDS encoding AGE family epimerase/isomerase, whose amino-acid sequence MKKLTDEIQQHLEQKILPFWMKLKDEQHGGFYGEVDYNLEIEKQADKGGIATARFLWTFSAAFRVTRNEEYLEHAHHLYDFLRNKLYDHENQGIYWLVDFQGQPKDTRKHVYAQSFAVYALSEYYRVTKSEEALALANEIYLLIEEKGYDKENRAYCEEFDQWWKPVSNEMLSENGVVAEITMNTHIHVLEAYTNLYKANPTDGLKQRLIDLLEVHYEKIYNKDTKFLGVFFDKQWNSLVDMKSFGHDIEASWLMDETIKVIGLKDERFDQMVLDIAYNIAGCAMQEDGSLINEQVDDHYDKTRIWWVQAEAMVGYLNAFEHTQDPRFKQLIENLWIYIKKHIVDKRENGEWYWSIEPAGNPTERAIGETWKTSYHNSRFCLEFIERVKNQ is encoded by the coding sequence ATGAAAAAGCTTACAGACGAAATTCAACAACATCTAGAGCAAAAAATCCTCCCTTTTTGGATGAAGTTGAAGGATGAACAACATGGTGGTTTTTACGGGGAAGTAGACTATAATTTAGAAATCGAAAAGCAAGCAGATAAAGGCGGGATTGCGACAGCAAGATTCCTCTGGACTTTTTCTGCAGCATTTCGTGTTACCAGAAACGAAGAGTACTTAGAACATGCACATCACCTTTATGATTTTCTTCGCAACAAATTATATGATCATGAAAATCAAGGAATCTATTGGTTAGTAGATTTTCAAGGGCAACCGAAAGATACGAGAAAACATGTATATGCTCAATCATTTGCGGTTTACGCATTAAGTGAATATTATCGCGTGACTAAATCAGAGGAAGCGTTAGCTTTAGCAAATGAAATATATCTATTAATTGAAGAGAAAGGCTATGATAAAGAAAATCGGGCTTATTGTGAAGAGTTTGATCAATGGTGGAAACCAGTATCGAACGAAATGTTAAGTGAAAATGGTGTGGTTGCAGAAATCACGATGAACACGCACATTCACGTGTTAGAAGCTTATACCAATTTGTATAAAGCAAACCCAACGGATGGATTAAAACAGCGATTAATAGATTTACTAGAAGTTCATTATGAGAAGATTTATAACAAAGATACAAAGTTTTTAGGCGTGTTTTTCGATAAACAGTGGAATTCATTAGTTGATATGAAATCATTCGGCCATGATATTGAAGCAAGCTGGTTAATGGATGAAACGATTAAAGTAATTGGGTTAAAAGACGAAAGATTTGATCAAATGGTGCTAGATATCGCTTATAATATTGCCGGCTGTGCCATGCAGGAAGATGGTTCTTTAATCAACGAACAGGTTGATGACCATTATGATAAAACGAGAATTTGGTGGGTACAGGCAGAAGCGATGGTCGGCTATTTAAATGCATTTGAACATACACAAGATCCAAGATTCAAACAATTAATCGAAAATCTTTGGATCTACATTAAAAAACATATCGTGGATAAACGTGAAAACGGAGAATGGTATTGGTCAATTGAGCCTGCTGGAAACCCAACGGAAAGAGCGATTGGGGAAACTTGGAAGACTTCTTATCATAATAGTAGATTTTGTTTAGAATTTATCGAAAGGGTGAAGAACCAATGA
- a CDS encoding glycoside hydrolase family 130 protein: MIHEKYYQFIEEQEKLIKRKNLENKQFYNGVYTKFQHPALTRHHVPLHWRFDLNKDTNPFFMERLGVNATFNPGAIYHEGRYYMVVRLEGVDRKSIFALAVSDNGVDQFRFIDTPLVWEDIDQEETNIYDMRLVKHEDGWIYGIYCSESKDANADEFDTSSAVAQAGLVRTNDLKNWERLPNIKTPSPQQRNVVLHPEFVNGQYAFYTRPQDGFISTGSGGGIAFGLTKDITNPIIKDEQVIQGKKYHTIYEVKNGQGPAPIKTNKGWIHIAHGVRNTAAGLRYVLYTFATSLEDPTKLIALPGGHFIAPYDQERTGDVSNVIFCNGAVVNEHKEVFVYYASSDTRIHVAKTTIDQLVDYTFNTPEDPCRSLENAQQRKDLIEKNEALLKERHHSSPFSDDQ, from the coding sequence ATGATCCATGAAAAGTACTATCAATTTATAGAAGAACAAGAAAAATTAATCAAGCGTAAAAATCTGGAAAATAAGCAATTTTATAATGGTGTTTATACGAAATTTCAACATCCGGCACTAACAAGACATCATGTTCCACTTCATTGGCGTTTTGATTTGAATAAGGACACAAATCCTTTCTTTATGGAACGTTTAGGTGTAAATGCGACGTTTAATCCTGGTGCAATCTATCATGAAGGACGATATTACATGGTGGTTCGGTTGGAAGGGGTAGACCGTAAATCGATTTTTGCTTTAGCAGTAAGTGACAATGGTGTAGATCAGTTCCGATTCATTGATACACCACTCGTTTGGGAAGATATCGATCAAGAAGAAACAAATATATATGATATGCGGTTAGTAAAGCATGAAGATGGTTGGATTTATGGTATTTATTGTTCAGAAAGTAAAGACGCGAATGCAGATGAATTTGATACATCTAGTGCGGTGGCACAAGCAGGACTGGTACGGACTAATGATCTCAAGAACTGGGAACGTTTGCCGAATATTAAGACACCATCACCACAACAGCGTAATGTCGTCTTACATCCTGAATTTGTTAATGGCCAGTATGCCTTCTATACTCGACCACAAGACGGGTTTATTTCGACGGGTTCTGGTGGAGGAATTGCATTCGGGTTAACAAAGGACATTACGAATCCAATTATTAAGGATGAACAAGTTATTCAAGGTAAGAAATATCATACGATTTATGAAGTGAAAAATGGCCAAGGACCTGCACCAATTAAGACAAATAAAGGCTGGATTCACATCGCACATGGTGTGCGTAATACAGCTGCTGGCTTGAGATATGTGCTTTATACCTTTGCGACGAGTTTAGAAGACCCTACGAAGCTAATCGCTTTACCAGGTGGTCATTTTATTGCGCCATATGACCAGGAACGTACGGGTGATGTGTCTAACGTTATTTTCTGTAATGGTGCAGTCGTAAATGAACACAAAGAGGTGTTTGTTTATTATGCATCAAGTGATACGAGAATTCATGTCGCGAAAACAACGATAGATCAGTTAGTAGATTACACGTTTAATACGCCAGAAGATCCATGCCGCTCTTTAGAAAATGCACAGCAACGTAAAGATTTAATTGAAAAGAATGAAGCATTATTGAAAGAGAGACATCATAGTTCACCCTTTTCTGACGATCAATAA
- a CDS encoding substrate-binding domain-containing protein yields MKSNVTMKDIAEKLNVSSVTVSKALNDKEGVSEELKGKIKALADKMGYRYNTMAKSMKDGKSYNVCVIIPERYTGMTQSFYLKVYQAISQILEDRGYYGIIHILPNEDEDQLKLPRIYHERRVDGFIMLGQPSKEYIELMQSVEMPLVFLDFYDENDNVDAVITDNFYGAYEITNSLIQQGHKEIAYVGNLFSTSSIQDRFLGYYKSLLEHKIHLKQEYVISDRDDRGAFIEMDLPEQMPTAFVCNCDQVAHLLIERLNKDGYSVPEDCSVVGFDNDIYATLSTPHLTTVEVDIEEMAKNTVKFICDKMDNPEAKFGRVAVKGKIIYRESVKAVK; encoded by the coding sequence TTGAAGTCAAATGTCACGATGAAAGATATCGCGGAAAAATTAAATGTTAGCAGTGTTACTGTGTCTAAAGCGCTGAATGACAAAGAAGGCGTTAGTGAAGAATTAAAAGGAAAAATTAAAGCCTTAGCGGATAAAATGGGGTATCGATACAATACGATGGCAAAATCGATGAAAGATGGCAAGTCATACAATGTGTGTGTCATCATCCCTGAACGGTATACTGGAATGACGCAGTCTTTTTATTTAAAAGTATATCAAGCGATTTCACAAATATTAGAAGATCGTGGTTATTACGGTATTATTCATATTTTGCCGAACGAAGACGAAGATCAACTAAAGTTACCACGCATTTATCATGAGCGTAGAGTAGATGGATTTATTATGCTTGGGCAACCTAGCAAAGAATATATTGAGTTAATGCAGAGTGTTGAAATGCCTTTGGTTTTCCTCGATTTTTATGATGAGAATGATAATGTAGATGCAGTCATTACGGATAACTTTTACGGTGCTTATGAAATAACAAATTCCTTGATTCAACAGGGACACAAAGAAATTGCGTATGTCGGCAATTTATTCTCCACGAGTAGTATTCAGGACCGTTTTCTAGGATACTATAAATCGTTGTTAGAACATAAAATTCATTTAAAGCAAGAATATGTAATTAGTGATCGCGATGACCGGGGAGCTTTTATTGAAATGGATTTACCGGAACAAATGCCAACTGCTTTCGTTTGTAACTGTGATCAAGTAGCACACTTACTTATAGAAAGGTTAAATAAAGATGGATATAGCGTGCCAGAAGATTGCTCTGTGGTCGGATTTGATAATGATATTTATGCCACTCTGTCAACACCTCATCTGACAACTGTGGAAGTAGATATTGAAGAGATGGCGAAAAACACGGTTAAATTTATTTGCGATAAAATGGATAACCCAGAAGCGAAATTCGGAAGAGTAGCAGTAAAGGGTAAAATTATCTATCGTGAGTCTGTAAAAGCGGTAAAATAA
- a CDS encoding ABC transporter substrate-binding protein produces the protein MSKKLLVFFASMLIVLGVIAGCSSDSEDTSNDNGEDTGSDAPLYENWKDKDPGEIEGDLTVITHRTDIVDSVYQDYKDQFNEKYPNVNVEFEALTDYGGEIMPRMNTQDYGDVQYLPVEVPIADIPNFFEPMGKLDEMEEHYLGVEERAVDNTVYGIPIAVTYTGVIYNKAVFEEAGVEGIPATQEEFMDAMQKIKENTDAVPLYTNYADGWPLTQWEGAVTTTAGDADYYNVDMLDEPTPFDEGDPHYEHYKLMYDLAKQGLIEEDPLTTDWESSKVRMNNGEIAAMVLGSWALEQVQGAGENADDIAIMPYPTDAESTIFSLGADLNISINQHSENKEAAFAWVDWFIHESGYSVEQAGGISASKDVPLPEALAAGEEQGWEFSMLTPSPEGKKGLLDEIDKESEVGLWLEPRKQILIEAAIGNRDDSFDDLMNKWNEDWAAAHEKIVNEE, from the coding sequence ATGAGTAAAAAATTATTAGTGTTTTTTGCAAGTATGTTAATCGTATTAGGGGTCATTGCAGGATGCTCATCAGATAGTGAAGATACTAGCAATGACAATGGTGAAGACACAGGTTCTGATGCACCACTTTATGAAAACTGGAAAGATAAAGATCCAGGAGAAATTGAAGGAGACCTTACTGTCATCACACACAGAACGGATATTGTAGATTCTGTCTACCAAGATTATAAAGATCAATTCAATGAAAAATATCCGAATGTAAATGTAGAGTTTGAAGCACTAACAGATTACGGTGGAGAAATCATGCCACGTATGAACACACAAGACTACGGTGATGTACAATACTTACCAGTAGAAGTACCAATTGCAGATATTCCAAACTTCTTTGAGCCGATGGGTAAATTAGATGAAATGGAAGAACATTATTTAGGTGTAGAAGAACGTGCGGTTGATAATACGGTTTATGGTATTCCAATTGCCGTAACTTACACAGGTGTTATTTATAACAAAGCCGTATTTGAAGAAGCTGGTGTGGAAGGAATTCCAGCTACTCAAGAAGAGTTTATGGATGCCATGCAAAAAATTAAAGAAAACACAGATGCAGTTCCACTTTATACGAACTATGCAGATGGTTGGCCGTTAACACAATGGGAAGGTGCTGTAACGACAACTGCTGGAGATGCTGATTACTACAATGTGGACATGCTAGACGAACCGACGCCATTTGATGAAGGCGATCCACACTATGAACACTATAAATTAATGTATGATCTAGCTAAACAAGGTTTGATTGAAGAAGATCCGTTAACAACTGATTGGGAATCTTCAAAAGTAAGAATGAACAATGGCGAAATTGCAGCAATGGTATTAGGTTCTTGGGCTCTTGAACAAGTTCAAGGTGCTGGAGAAAATGCAGATGACATTGCCATTATGCCATATCCGACTGATGCAGAATCTACCATCTTCTCATTGGGTGCTGATTTGAATATTTCTATTAATCAACATAGTGAAAACAAAGAAGCAGCTTTTGCTTGGGTTGATTGGTTTATTCATGAATCAGGATATTCTGTCGAACAAGCTGGTGGTATTAGTGCATCTAAAGATGTTCCATTACCAGAAGCTTTAGCAGCTGGTGAAGAACAAGGATGGGAATTCTCGATGTTAACACCTTCTCCAGAAGGTAAAAAAGGCTTGTTAGATGAAATTGATAAAGAATCTGAAGTTGGTCTTTGGTTAGAACCTCGCAAACAAATTTTAATTGAAGCAGCCATTGGTAACCGTGACGACTCATTCGATGATTTAATGAACAAGTGGAATGAAGATTGGGCTGCTGCTCACGAAAAGATTGTGAACGAAGAATAA
- a CDS encoding carbohydrate ABC transporter permease, with translation MFSKLSYRTQRIIIIVSFLIVPLTLLATFSFLPVANMFWYSVTDWNGYSDKEFVGLENYITVFTDPEYFRVFGVSLYYFFATFLQMGIALYFATILSFKVRLKNFFKGVIFFPYLLNGVAIGFMFLFFFRPDGALDTVLQMIGLGELTMHWLGNPDIINISLAGTSIWRYMGFNFIIFLGAISSISGEIYEAAEIDGANRWQQFRYIIMPSIRIIISLNLVLAISGALSAFEIPYIMTGGANGSATFVIQTVDTAFKYGKIGLASAMAVILLFIVIIVTVLQKRFFSEED, from the coding sequence ATGTTTTCCAAATTATCATATAGAACACAACGAATCATTATTATTGTATCCTTTTTAATTGTGCCACTTACATTACTTGCTACATTTTCCTTTTTACCTGTTGCCAATATGTTCTGGTACAGTGTTACAGACTGGAATGGTTATAGTGATAAAGAATTTGTAGGCTTGGAAAATTATATCACTGTATTTACAGATCCAGAGTATTTCCGAGTATTCGGGGTCAGCTTGTACTATTTCTTTGCAACATTCCTGCAAATGGGAATTGCACTATATTTTGCAACGATTTTAAGCTTTAAAGTTCGATTAAAAAACTTTTTTAAAGGTGTTATTTTCTTCCCGTACTTACTTAATGGGGTAGCAATTGGGTTTATGTTTTTATTTTTCTTCCGACCTGATGGTGCCTTGGACACCGTGCTACAAATGATTGGCCTTGGAGAGTTGACAATGCATTGGCTCGGTAATCCGGATATAATCAATATTTCTTTAGCTGGTACATCTATTTGGAGATACATGGGCTTTAACTTCATTATTTTCTTAGGTGCGATATCATCCATCTCTGGGGAAATTTATGAAGCAGCTGAAATTGATGGTGCAAACCGTTGGCAACAATTCCGCTACATTATTATGCCAAGTATCCGTATCATTATTTCATTAAACCTTGTATTAGCAATTAGTGGTGCTTTAAGTGCATTTGAAATTCCATATATTATGACTGGTGGTGCAAATGGTAGTGCGACATTTGTTATTCAAACAGTAGACACAGCATTTAAATATGGGAAAATTGGTCTAGCATCAGCGATGGCAGTTATTCTCTTGTTTATCGTTATTATTGTAACGGTCTTACAAAAACGATTCTTTTCGGAGGAGGATTAA
- a CDS encoding carbohydrate ABC transporter permease, translating into MKAKYAAGSILKYGSLILGVIVALLPILVVFFASFKTGAEYTTTGPLTPPSDWTNFDNFKRAFVEGNMLNGFKNTVIILVISIIGTTLIGSMVAFVLNRFKFRGSKLILGAFLLATLIPGVTTQVATFQIVNGLGLFNTMWAAIVLYLGTDIIAIYIFLQFMNSISVSLDESAMLDGASYFTIYTKIILPLLKPAIVTVIIVRGIFVYNDFYTPFLYMPKTDLHVISTALFKFQGPYGSEWEVICAGIMLAIIPTFIAFISLQKHIYNGLTSGSVK; encoded by the coding sequence ATGAAAGCGAAATATGCGGCGGGAAGCATTTTAAAGTATGGTTCATTAATTTTAGGAGTAATTGTTGCTCTTCTACCCATTTTAGTTGTATTTTTTGCCTCATTTAAGACAGGTGCAGAATATACAACAACAGGTCCATTAACTCCTCCAAGTGACTGGACGAATTTCGATAACTTTAAACGTGCCTTTGTAGAAGGGAACATGCTAAATGGCTTTAAAAATACCGTCATAATACTTGTTATCTCGATCATTGGGACTACACTAATTGGCTCTATGGTTGCCTTTGTTCTCAATCGATTCAAGTTTAGAGGTAGTAAATTAATTTTAGGGGCGTTCTTACTTGCAACGTTAATACCTGGGGTAACAACACAAGTAGCAACATTCCAAATCGTAAATGGACTTGGTTTATTTAATACAATGTGGGCAGCGATCGTGCTTTACTTAGGTACCGACATTATTGCTATCTATATTTTTCTGCAATTTATGAATTCGATTTCGGTTTCATTGGATGAATCAGCAATGTTAGATGGTGCATCTTATTTTACGATTTACACGAAAATTATTTTACCGTTATTAAAACCAGCAATTGTTACGGTCATTATTGTAAGAGGTATTTTCGTTTATAACGATTTCTATACACCATTCTTATACATGCCGAAAACAGATTTGCATGTTATCTCAACAGCACTATTTAAATTCCAAGGGCCATACGGGTCAGAATGGGAAGTTATTTGTGCAGGGATTATGCTTGCGATTATTCCAACATTTATTGCATTTATTTCCTTGCAAAAACATATATATAATGGTTTAACATCAGGATCAGTAAAATAA
- a CDS encoding glycoside hydrolase family 113 — MEYIKGFTFGWGAKRGDFTKPEAKESLQLMKERTASNYVIFALAATQETAFSTDVVYKGEHIVTDEELIDMIDYARSIDLKVMIKPTVNPADGIWRAHINFFDIDVPCEPKWRDWFKSYTEYQLHYAKIAEEKEAEMFIVGCEMVQTERRESEWRKLVKDVREAYSGLITYNTDKYQEANVAWWDEVDVISSSGYYPLGDWDNQLDRIEKIIKPFNKPFFFAEAGCPSRTGSAQVPNDWGMEGEINQEEQKAFYQDMFEKTANRDWVRGFGLWDWKAILYPESEADQDSDYAVFGKTAEKVIKDFYQTR, encoded by the coding sequence ATGGAGTATATTAAGGGGTTCACGTTTGGCTGGGGAGCTAAACGTGGAGATTTTACCAAACCAGAAGCAAAAGAATCTTTACAATTAATGAAAGAAAGAACAGCAAGTAATTATGTTATTTTTGCTTTAGCTGCGACACAAGAAACAGCCTTTTCTACAGATGTTGTCTATAAAGGTGAACATATCGTAACAGATGAAGAACTAATAGATATGATTGACTATGCGCGAAGTATAGATTTAAAGGTAATGATCAAACCTACCGTCAACCCTGCTGATGGGATTTGGCGAGCACATATCAACTTCTTTGATATAGACGTACCATGTGAACCGAAATGGAGAGATTGGTTTAAAAGTTATACAGAATATCAATTACATTATGCCAAGATAGCCGAAGAAAAAGAGGCTGAAATGTTTATTGTTGGCTGTGAAATGGTGCAAACAGAGCGTCGTGAATCAGAATGGCGCAAGTTAGTAAAAGATGTCCGTGAAGCATATTCAGGTTTAATCACGTATAACACGGATAAATACCAGGAAGCAAATGTAGCATGGTGGGATGAAGTAGACGTTATTTCATCCAGTGGTTATTATCCGTTAGGCGATTGGGATAATCAATTAGATCGAATTGAAAAAATTATCAAGCCTTTTAATAAACCGTTTTTCTTTGCAGAAGCAGGTTGTCCAAGCAGAACAGGTTCAGCACAGGTTCCGAATGACTGGGGAATGGAAGGCGAAATAAATCAAGAGGAACAAAAAGCCTTTTATCAAGATATGTTTGAAAAAACAGCAAACCGTGATTGGGTAAGAGGTTTTGGGCTTTGGGACTGGAAAGCAATTCTCTATCCAGAATCTGAAGCAGATCAAGACTCTGATTATGCCGTATTCGGAAAAACTGCAGAAAAGGTCATCAAAGATTTCTATCAAACAAGGTAA
- a CDS encoding beta-mannosidase — MLKVNFNNNWTMKDVQTEKEFDVKLPASVMNALLDASEIEDPFYRDNEDQALEIAKKDYLFYKNFEVDQSLLAYEEIMITFHGIDTIAEISLNDHKLATTENMHRIYEWDVKPYLIEGENVISVMLFSPLKYIEEKQTNDRLEGVHHAVDGYQHIRKAHSMYGWDWGPKIPDLGLWRDVELKAWNDNRLEDIQIQQIHDSNQVQVMVNVTVEKEADKSETTVLLKSPDGKTIIQDVVHRQQTEPFLFEIENPQLWWPAGYGEQSLYTVEVSLKKDGKQIDSLTKSIGLRTIEVKHEPDEWGKSFEFIINGYPIFMKGANYIPEDNLLPRTSNERTERLIQDSVAANFNMIRVWGGGHYPEDYFYDLCDRYGIIVWQDFMYACSVYRLTDQFEQNVRQEAIDQIKRIRHHASLGIWCGNNEVEEAMEHWGWPKKADWRRDYIKLFEIILPEIVAEYDPETFYWSSSPSSGGGFDAPRDPNIGDVHYWEVWHGQKPFTDYRNYYFRFCSEFGFQSFPSMKTIESFTKPEDRNIFSRVMEKHQKNDDANGMILYYLSENFLYPKNFDALLYTSQLLQAEAIKYGVEHWRRNLGRCMGSLYWQLNDCWPVASWSSVDYYGRWKALHYYAKKFYDPILLSIEEGDRDASIYVTNDHLETITGQIEWKLRDNQSNIIHEGGLDIDVEALSAKACQYLDFTDVINDETKYQTYLEATLYIDGQAYSSTTVIFAKPKHFEFLNPQLDVTVKESDEQFMISVSATSYTKYVEIQLKQDVVLSDNFFDLSANEPKIVTIDKKSLTQSLTKADIEKTLNVRSVYHITH; from the coding sequence ATGCTAAAGGTTAATTTTAATAACAATTGGACAATGAAAGATGTACAGACAGAAAAAGAATTTGATGTCAAATTGCCTGCATCTGTGATGAATGCTTTATTAGATGCCAGTGAAATAGAGGATCCTTTCTACCGGGATAATGAAGATCAGGCATTGGAAATTGCGAAAAAAGATTATCTTTTCTATAAAAACTTTGAAGTAGATCAGTCATTACTTGCATATGAAGAAATCATGATTACTTTTCATGGTATCGATACTATTGCTGAAATTTCATTAAATGACCATAAGTTAGCCACAACAGAAAATATGCACCGGATCTACGAATGGGATGTGAAACCATATTTGATAGAGGGAGAAAATGTGATCAGTGTAATGCTATTCTCTCCACTAAAATACATTGAAGAAAAACAAACAAATGATCGTTTAGAGGGTGTTCATCATGCTGTTGATGGCTATCAGCATATTCGGAAAGCACACAGTATGTATGGCTGGGATTGGGGTCCGAAAATACCTGACTTAGGTTTATGGCGAGATGTAGAATTAAAAGCGTGGAATGACAATCGATTAGAGGATATTCAAATCCAGCAAATTCATGATAGCAATCAAGTCCAAGTAATGGTGAATGTAACAGTAGAAAAGGAAGCTGATAAAAGCGAGACCACAGTATTGTTGAAAAGTCCTGATGGTAAAACAATCATTCAGGATGTTGTTCATAGACAACAAACAGAACCATTTTTATTTGAAATCGAAAATCCACAACTATGGTGGCCTGCCGGATATGGTGAGCAGTCTCTTTATACAGTGGAAGTTTCATTAAAGAAAGATGGCAAGCAAATCGATAGTCTGACCAAAAGTATTGGACTAAGAACTATTGAAGTGAAGCATGAACCAGATGAGTGGGGAAAATCATTCGAATTTATTATTAATGGTTATCCGATCTTTATGAAAGGTGCCAACTATATTCCTGAAGATAACTTGTTACCGAGAACATCGAATGAGCGAACAGAGCGTCTTATACAAGATTCGGTTGCAGCCAATTTTAATATGATCCGTGTCTGGGGCGGTGGACATTACCCAGAAGACTACTTCTATGATTTATGTGACAGGTACGGCATTATTGTTTGGCAAGATTTTATGTATGCGTGCAGTGTCTATCGTTTAACAGATCAGTTTGAACAAAATGTACGGCAAGAAGCAATCGATCAAATTAAACGGATTCGTCATCATGCTAGTCTTGGAATCTGGTGTGGAAATAATGAAGTCGAGGAAGCGATGGAGCATTGGGGTTGGCCTAAGAAGGCGGATTGGCGCCGTGATTATATCAAATTATTCGAAATTATTTTACCTGAAATTGTCGCCGAATATGATCCAGAAACCTTCTATTGGTCCTCATCACCATCATCGGGTGGCGGCTTTGATGCACCACGCGATCCAAATATTGGTGATGTACATTATTGGGAAGTGTGGCACGGTCAAAAACCATTTACAGACTACCGTAACTATTATTTCCGTTTCTGTTCTGAATTTGGATTCCAGTCATTCCCGTCAATGAAGACGATTGAAAGTTTTACTAAACCGGAAGATCGCAATATATTTTCGCGAGTAATGGAGAAACACCAGAAAAATGACGACGCAAATGGTATGATTCTCTACTATCTGTCTGAAAACTTTCTCTATCCGAAAAACTTTGATGCATTACTGTACACTTCTCAGCTGTTACAAGCGGAAGCGATTAAATACGGTGTAGAGCATTGGAGACGTAACCTTGGAAGATGTATGGGATCGCTTTATTGGCAATTAAATGATTGCTGGCCAGTAGCTTCATGGTCAAGTGTCGATTACTATGGTCGTTGGAAAGCATTACACTATTACGCCAAAAAATTCTATGATCCTATCCTTCTATCAATAGAAGAAGGAGATAGAGATGCTTCCATTTATGTTACCAATGATCATTTAGAAACGATTACTGGTCAAATTGAATGGAAATTGCGTGATAATCAGTCCAATATCATTCATGAAGGCGGCCTGGATATCGATGTAGAAGCTTTATCAGCAAAAGCTTGCCAGTATTTAGATTTTACAGATGTAATTAACGATGAAACGAAGTACCAAACGTATTTAGAAGCAACTCTATATATCGATGGGCAAGCATATAGCAGTACAACGGTTATTTTTGCAAAACCAAAACATTTTGAATTTTTGAATCCACAATTGGATGTTACGGTCAAAGAAAGTGACGAACAATTTATGATAAGCGTAAGTGCGACATCCTACACAAAATACGTAGAAATTCAATTAAAGCAAGATGTCGTATTATCAGATAATTTCTTTGATTTATCAGCGAATGAGCCAAAAATCGTGACAATAGATAAAAAAAGTCTAACACAGTCTCTTACAAAGGCGGACATAGAAAAAACACTTAACGTAAGAAGTGTTTATCATATTACACATTGA
- a CDS encoding glycoside hydrolase family 113 yields MQEIFVKGMTYGWNTTRGAYRTEAAVESLKKLKETGSEWIALSFFALQDTYHSTDIQFDYGHTMTDRDIIFAVKQAKSLGLKVCLKPVVNCRDGIWRARIGFPDEAENDWAQWFNSYTNFLLHYAELAEELDCEMFCIGCEMINTESQIDRWRLVIEQVRCLYKGPIIYNANHGKEEGVEWFDAVDFIGTSAYYPVAEKPGDSVQNMVKKWEQISVKLERLSQQYNKQIIFMEIGCRSALGCATMPWDFEHTQLPFNEDEQANFYESVFHVFWDKPWFAGFFWWDWKTKIYPLEDAKKDLDFDIYGKKAEQIVKTWYKKEKTLISKKP; encoded by the coding sequence ATGCAGGAAATTTTCGTAAAAGGTATGACTTATGGCTGGAATACGACAAGAGGAGCCTACCGTACAGAAGCAGCTGTTGAATCATTAAAAAAATTAAAAGAAACAGGCAGTGAATGGATTGCCTTATCATTCTTTGCGTTGCAAGATACGTATCATTCAACAGATATTCAGTTTGATTATGGACATACCATGACAGATCGTGACATTATTTTTGCAGTAAAACAGGCTAAATCATTAGGTTTAAAAGTTTGTTTGAAACCTGTTGTGAACTGTCGTGATGGTATATGGAGAGCACGCATTGGGTTTCCGGATGAAGCCGAGAATGATTGGGCACAATGGTTCAATTCCTATACCAATTTCTTATTACATTATGCGGAACTAGCAGAAGAGCTTGATTGTGAGATGTTCTGTATTGGCTGTGAAATGATTAATACAGAATCTCAGATAGACAGATGGCGACTTGTGATTGAACAGGTTCGGTGTCTATATAAAGGACCGATCATATATAATGCGAATCATGGAAAAGAAGAAGGTGTGGAATGGTTTGATGCCGTTGATTTTATCGGTACAAGTGCTTATTATCCAGTAGCCGAAAAGCCAGGTGATTCGGTACAAAACATGGTGAAAAAGTGGGAGCAAATCAGTGTTAAGTTAGAGAGGCTCTCTCAACAATACAACAAGCAGATCATTTTTATGGAAATTGGCTGTCGCAGTGCATTAGGTTGTGCGACCATGCCCTGGGATTTTGAACATACTCAATTACCTTTTAACGAAGATGAACAAGCAAACTTTTATGAGTCTGTGTTTCACGTATTTTGGGATAAACCGTGGTTCGCTGGATTCTTCTGGTGGGACTGGAAAACTAAAATTTATCCTTTAGAAGATGCAAAAAAAGATCTCGATTTTGATATTTACGGTAAAAAAGCAGAGCAGATTGTTAAGACATGGTACAAAAAAGAAAAAACACTCATTAGTAAAAAACCGTAA